A single genomic interval of uncultured Desulfobulbus sp. harbors:
- a CDS encoding U32 family peptidase, with product MAHTQSAPILPELLAPVGSFEKLVTAVHYGADAVYLGGKAFSLRARAGNFDHAGLCQAIDYAHEHGVKVYVTVNIFAHNRDLEDLSPYLCSIEEAGADGIIVSDPGILSTARRVIPQMPLHLSTQANVTNAASARFWAEQGVGRLNLARELGLEEIRAIRKATETELEVFVHGALCISYSGRCMLSNYFTGRNANQGDCAHPCRYSYAVVEEKRPGQYFPVEEDERGTYIFNAKDLCLLSQLPLLVDAGVHALKIEGRMKSAGYVGAVVRLYREALNWIGEQIFLGHPAVSLTLPDTFHNELNKIGTRGQTKNFFSARPSSEDMLYDRMRIEQSWVPVGIVRQTAPLLIETRHVLNCGDQVEYLGRGIDPDQVRVTAMRLEDGSPIERANPGNRVLLQTEPPLEHVENHALLRKRHLSP from the coding sequence ATGGCCCATACACAATCCGCTCCCATACTCCCCGAATTGCTTGCTCCTGTGGGCAGCTTTGAAAAACTGGTGACCGCCGTTCATTACGGTGCAGATGCCGTCTACCTGGGCGGCAAGGCCTTCAGCCTGCGTGCCCGGGCCGGAAACTTCGACCATGCCGGGCTTTGCCAGGCGATCGATTATGCCCACGAGCACGGGGTCAAAGTCTACGTCACGGTCAATATCTTTGCCCACAACCGGGATCTGGAGGACCTGTCCCCGTACCTGTGCTCGATTGAGGAGGCCGGAGCCGACGGGATCATTGTCAGTGACCCGGGCATCCTGTCGACTGCCCGCCGGGTCATCCCGCAGATGCCCCTGCATCTCTCGACCCAGGCCAATGTCACCAATGCCGCTTCCGCCCGCTTCTGGGCGGAGCAGGGAGTGGGACGGCTCAATCTCGCCCGCGAACTCGGCCTTGAGGAAATCAGGGCGATCCGCAAGGCCACCGAGACCGAACTCGAGGTCTTTGTCCACGGCGCCCTCTGTATTTCCTACTCGGGCCGCTGCATGCTGAGCAACTACTTCACCGGCCGCAATGCCAACCAGGGCGACTGTGCCCACCCCTGCCGCTACTCCTACGCCGTGGTCGAGGAAAAACGTCCCGGACAGTATTTTCCGGTGGAGGAGGACGAGCGGGGGACCTATATTTTCAACGCAAAGGATCTCTGCCTGCTGTCCCAGTTGCCGCTGTTGGTGGATGCAGGAGTGCATGCACTCAAAATAGAAGGGCGGATGAAATCAGCCGGCTATGTCGGGGCCGTGGTTCGACTCTACCGAGAGGCGCTCAACTGGATCGGCGAGCAGATTTTTTTAGGGCATCCTGCAGTTAGCCTCACCTTGCCAGACACTTTTCACAACGAATTAAACAAGATCGGCACCCGTGGGCAGACAAAAAACTTTTTCAGCGCAAGGCCTTCATCCGAGGATATGCTTTATGATAGAATGAGGATCGAGCAGAGCTGGGTACCGGTCGGCATTGTCCGTCAGACCGCGCCCCTGCTGATTGAAACCCGGCATGTGCTCAACTGCGGCGACCAGGTGGAATATCTTGGCCGCGGTATCGACCCCGACCAGGTGAGGGTGACTGCGATGCGACTTGAAGACGGCTCACCCATCGAGCGAGCCAATCCCGGCAATCGAGTGCTCCTGCAGACCGAACCACCACTTGAACACGTTGAAAACCACGCTTTATTGCGAAAACGTCATTTATCACCATGA
- a CDS encoding FmdE family protein has product MESFEQLLAESTRIHGHICAGQVIGVRMAMAALERIGISDPKGKERKKLYVLVEIDRCATDAIQSVTGCSLGKRSLRWVDFGIMAATFVNLETGRAVRALAREEARALSESYCPEIMDKYQRQLEAYKVMPLEELFVFQEVKVNLKDCDMPGRPMRRVQCSQCGDYVQDCREIVQEDKILCRACAGERYYQVLGTIA; this is encoded by the coding sequence ATGGAATCTTTTGAGCAGTTGCTGGCGGAGTCGACTCGAATTCACGGTCATATCTGCGCCGGACAGGTGATAGGCGTACGCATGGCCATGGCTGCGCTTGAACGGATAGGCATCAGCGATCCCAAGGGCAAGGAACGCAAAAAACTCTATGTCCTGGTGGAAATCGACCGCTGTGCCACCGACGCCATCCAGTCGGTCACCGGTTGCAGTCTGGGCAAACGCTCGCTGCGCTGGGTTGATTTCGGCATCATGGCGGCCACCTTTGTCAACCTCGAGACCGGCAGGGCCGTTCGCGCCCTTGCCCGTGAGGAGGCCCGGGCCCTGTCCGAATCCTACTGCCCGGAAATAATGGACAAGTATCAGCGCCAACTTGAGGCCTACAAGGTCATGCCCCTGGAAGAACTCTTCGTTTTTCAGGAGGTCAAGGTCAACCTCAAGGATTGCGATATGCCCGGACGGCCGATGCGCCGGGTGCAGTGCAGTCAGTGCGGTGACTATGTCCAGGACTGCCGCGAAATCGTGCAGGAGGACAAGATCCTCTGTCGCGCCTGCGCTGGCGAGCGCTACTACCAGGTGCTGGGCACGATTGCCTGA
- a CDS encoding TIGR01212 family radical SAM protein (This family includes YhcC from E. coli K-12, an uncharacterized radical SAM protein.): MERPRIRSFSLHCRERYGHPVGKIPLDLGHPCPNRVNGGCIFCRPASFTPQSLHQADSIEEQIARGKELLLKGRFQHYLAYFQQETSTALPTTQLLPILAQVLSAPDCLGLILSTRPDAIAEDLPFALAELIRQSGKDCLIELGLQTCHEPSLRWLNRNHDYDDFLQAVERLSRHDCLEIGVHLILGIPGESTQDMAQSISQVCRLPIHALKLHHLQVIRDTPLHALYLQGKVPVFTLAEYTNMLLQLLPIIPASITIHRLWASAHPQLLIAPKWNILAGELSKSLTAQMNEQGIFQGQHICPERL, encoded by the coding sequence ATGGAACGGCCCCGCATCCGAAGTTTCAGCCTCCACTGCCGGGAGCGCTACGGCCATCCGGTGGGAAAAATTCCGCTCGATCTCGGCCACCCCTGTCCCAATCGAGTCAATGGCGGCTGCATTTTCTGCCGCCCGGCCAGTTTCACCCCGCAGAGCCTACACCAGGCTGACTCCATCGAAGAGCAGATAGCACGCGGCAAAGAGCTGCTGCTCAAAGGCCGCTTTCAGCACTATCTGGCCTATTTCCAGCAGGAGACCTCCACCGCGCTCCCGACCACGCAACTCCTGCCGATTCTTGCCCAGGTACTCTCGGCCCCCGACTGTCTGGGACTGATCCTCTCCACCCGGCCGGATGCGATTGCAGAGGATTTGCCCTTTGCCCTTGCAGAGCTTATCCGGCAAAGCGGCAAGGACTGCCTGATCGAACTCGGTCTGCAGACCTGCCACGAACCAAGCCTCAGATGGCTCAACCGCAACCATGACTACGACGATTTTCTCCAGGCTGTGGAGCGACTTTCCCGCCACGATTGCCTGGAAATAGGGGTCCACCTCATCCTCGGCATTCCCGGCGAATCAACGCAAGATATGGCCCAATCCATCAGCCAAGTCTGCAGGTTGCCGATTCATGCCCTTAAACTCCACCATTTGCAGGTCATCCGCGATACCCCCCTGCATGCGCTCTATCTCCAGGGCAAGGTGCCAGTCTTTACCCTTGCCGAGTACACCAACATGCTGCTGCAGCTGCTGCCGATCATTCCCGCCTCGATCACCATCCACCGCCTCTGGGCCAGCGCCCATCCCCAACTGCTCATTGCCCCCAAATGGAACATCCTTGCCGGTGAGTTGAGCAAATCCCTGACGGCACAGATGAACGAGCAGGGTATTTTTCAGGGGCAGCACATATGCCCGGAGAGGCTTTAG
- the yajC gene encoding preprotein translocase subunit YajC → MTGVAWAADAAAAPAGMASLAQFVPLILIFIVFYFLLIRPQQKKAKEHQNYLSNLKKGDKVITGGGIFGQIAGIADNVVTLEIAENVRIKVSRSAISGSASEAEKQAPAKKAG, encoded by the coding sequence ATGACCGGAGTTGCCTGGGCCGCCGATGCAGCCGCCGCACCCGCGGGGATGGCCAGCTTGGCCCAATTTGTCCCGCTGATCCTTATCTTCATCGTCTTTTACTTTTTGCTCATTCGTCCGCAGCAGAAAAAGGCCAAAGAGCATCAAAACTATCTGTCCAACCTGAAAAAAGGCGACAAGGTCATCACCGGCGGCGGGATTTTCGGCCAGATTGCCGGGATTGCCGATAATGTGGTAACCCTGGAAATCGCGGAAAACGTACGCATCAAGGTCAGCCGCAGCGCTATTTCCGGTTCCGCCTCCGAGGCGGAGAAACAGGCTCCGGCGAAAAAGGCCGGCTGA
- the tgt gene encoding tRNA guanosine(34) transglycosylase Tgt, with product MRTVSPYTLLHRSSECKARRGELATLHGTIQTPVFMPVGTLATVKAMTPENLKEIGAQIILGNTYHLYIRPGHELIRSFGGLHGFMHWEGPILTDSGGFQIFSLKELAKITEEGAAFRSHLDGAKLFLSPEDAVHVQEALGSDIMMALDTCIPYPATRDEAAKGTALTRRWAQRCRDAQGETGQHLFGIVQGGMYADLRREAIEHLVEIGFDGYALGGLSVGEPKELMYEMLAETADCLPVDHARYLMGVGTPEDLVEGVYHGIDMFDCVMPTRNARNGMLFTSQGRVVIKNACFQQDPRPLDEHCSCYTCRHYSRAYLRHLFQNREILAYQLNSIHNLHYYCTLMAQMREAIEADRFLEFRRHFYQQRT from the coding sequence ATGCGTACCGTTTCACCCTATACCCTGCTGCATCGCTCCAGCGAGTGCAAGGCCCGCCGCGGCGAGCTTGCCACCCTGCACGGAACCATTCAGACCCCGGTGTTCATGCCGGTGGGCACCCTGGCCACGGTCAAGGCGATGACGCCCGAGAACCTCAAGGAGATCGGGGCCCAGATCATTCTCGGCAATACCTATCATCTCTACATTCGCCCCGGCCATGAACTGATCCGCAGCTTCGGCGGTCTGCACGGGTTCATGCACTGGGAGGGGCCGATTCTCACCGATTCCGGCGGATTCCAGATCTTCAGCCTCAAAGAACTGGCCAAGATAACCGAGGAGGGGGCTGCCTTTCGCTCCCATCTCGACGGGGCCAAACTTTTTCTCAGCCCTGAAGACGCGGTCCATGTCCAGGAGGCCCTGGGCTCGGATATCATGATGGCCCTTGATACCTGCATTCCCTATCCCGCCACCCGCGACGAGGCGGCCAAGGGCACGGCGCTGACCCGGCGCTGGGCCCAGCGCTGCCGCGATGCGCAGGGCGAAACCGGCCAGCACCTCTTTGGCATTGTCCAGGGGGGGATGTATGCCGATTTGCGGCGCGAGGCCATCGAGCACCTGGTGGAGATCGGTTTCGACGGCTATGCCCTGGGCGGGCTCTCGGTGGGCGAACCCAAGGAACTGATGTATGAGATGCTCGCGGAAACGGCAGATTGCCTGCCTGTGGACCATGCCCGATACCTCATGGGCGTGGGCACGCCCGAGGACCTGGTGGAAGGCGTGTACCACGGCATCGACATGTTCGACTGCGTCATGCCGACCCGCAACGCCCGCAATGGAATGCTCTTTACTTCACAGGGCAGAGTTGTTATAAAAAACGCCTGTTTTCAACAGGACCCGCGTCCGTTGGATGAGCATTGCAGCTGTTATACCTGCCGGCATTATTCCCGTGCCTATTTACGGCATCTGTTCCAGAATCGAGAGATCCTGGCCTATCAGCTGAACAGCATCCATAACTTACACTATTACTGTACCCTGATGGCGCAGATGCGCGAGGCGATTGAAGCGGATCGTTTCCTTGAATTTCGCCGTCATTTTTATCAGCAACGTACCTAA
- a CDS encoding FKBP-type peptidyl-prolyl cis-trans isomerase → MTIIHGKTVAITYTLTLDNGQVVDSNVDDAPLSYVHGEEQLIFGLEQALEGKKAGETLKVSIQPEDGYGVISEDAYIEVPVEHLPSEGRQPGAMITAVGPQGQELEGMVTTIEDATALVDFNHPLAGEVLHFDVTVVSVE, encoded by the coding sequence ATGACCATTATTCACGGCAAAACCGTTGCCATTACCTATACCCTGACCCTGGACAACGGTCAGGTGGTCGACAGCAACGTTGACGATGCGCCCCTGAGCTATGTTCACGGCGAGGAGCAGCTTATTTTCGGCCTGGAGCAGGCGCTTGAAGGCAAAAAGGCGGGCGAGACACTCAAGGTCAGCATTCAGCCTGAGGACGGCTACGGCGTCATCTCCGAGGACGCCTATATCGAGGTTCCTGTGGAACACCTCCCGTCGGAGGGCCGCCAGCCGGGTGCGATGATCACCGCAGTCGGGCCCCAGGGGCAGGAACTCGAGGGCATGGTCACCACCATTGAGGATGCGACCGCCCTGGTCGATTTCAACCATCCCCTGGCCGGCGAAGTGCTCCATTTCGATGTGACCGTTGTCAGCGTGGAATAG
- a CDS encoding aminoglycoside phosphotransferase family protein, with translation METAAALHFFFPDRDIRSLWPLGKGNINETLQVVLSDGTSWVLQRLHPGVFADAGAIMANVRLVTRHLDREQSGSIRFFRLGTSPCGEDRFVDLEGCSWRILSFIEGSRTLEQVENAEQAQSIGHLLGRFHRLTAPLVPEQLADPLPGFHITPLYLERYDAQVQKSPMMDARERHCAALVERMRPLAAVLENARDRLSQGVIHGDPKVANFLFDHASNKAVSLVDLDTVKPGLLLHDLGDCLRSCCNPLGEGHGDTGVIAFVPELFTALMEGYIDQAGALLAPGDRELLVQSAAVISFELGLRFFTDHLAGDQYFKVEWPGQNLHRADIQLQLCGSILEQEERLKQDLRALLA, from the coding sequence ATGGAAACCGCTGCCGCCCTCCACTTCTTCTTTCCGGACAGGGATATCCGCTCCCTCTGGCCTTTGGGCAAGGGGAACATCAACGAGACCCTGCAGGTTGTCCTGTCAGACGGCACTTCCTGGGTCCTGCAGCGGCTTCACCCCGGTGTTTTTGCCGATGCAGGGGCGATCATGGCCAATGTACGCCTGGTGACCCGCCACCTGGACCGGGAACAGAGCGGCTCGATCCGTTTTTTTCGGCTCGGCACCAGTCCCTGTGGAGAGGATCGATTTGTCGATCTCGAGGGCTGCTCCTGGCGGATTCTCAGCTTTATTGAGGGGAGCCGTACCCTGGAGCAGGTGGAAAATGCGGAGCAGGCCCAATCCATTGGCCACCTGCTTGGCCGGTTTCATCGTCTGACCGCCCCACTTGTGCCGGAGCAGCTTGCCGACCCCCTGCCCGGATTTCATATCACCCCGCTTTATCTCGAGCGCTATGACGCCCAGGTGCAGAAAAGCCCAATGATGGATGCGCGGGAGCGGCACTGCGCAGCATTGGTCGAGCGGATGCGGCCCTTGGCAGCAGTCCTTGAAAATGCGCGGGATCGCTTGAGCCAAGGGGTGATTCACGGCGATCCCAAGGTGGCCAACTTTCTCTTTGATCACGCCTCAAACAAGGCGGTGAGTCTGGTCGATCTCGACACGGTCAAGCCGGGACTGCTGCTGCATGACCTCGGCGACTGTCTCCGCTCCTGCTGCAATCCGCTGGGGGAAGGCCATGGGGACACCGGGGTGATCGCGTTTGTCCCGGAACTCTTTACCGCCCTCATGGAGGGCTATATCGACCAGGCCGGAGCACTGCTTGCGCCGGGCGACCGCGAGCTCCTGGTGCAATCGGCGGCGGTTATCAGTTTTGAGTTGGGCTTGCGCTTTTTTACCGATCATCTGGCCGGTGATCAATACTTCAAGGTCGAATGGCCCGGCCAGAATCTTCATCGGGCGGATATTCAGTTGCAGCTCTGTGGCTCGATACTTGAGCAGGAGGAGCGGCTTAAACAGGATTTGAGAGCGTTATTGGCGTAG
- a CDS encoding nucleotide pyrophosphohydrolase translates to MTEETKQYHCTTVEQLAMELRRFAGERDWDRYHTPKNLASALIVEAAELLEHFQWLSQEESRNLPPESKIEVAHEMADVLIYLTRLADRLDIDLLAAASEKMRLNAKKYPPRTTSAS, encoded by the coding sequence ATGACTGAAGAGACAAAGCAGTACCATTGTACGACCGTCGAGCAACTGGCCATGGAGTTGCGTCGCTTTGCCGGTGAACGTGACTGGGATCGATACCACACCCCAAAAAACTTGGCCTCGGCCCTGATCGTTGAGGCTGCGGAGCTGTTGGAGCATTTTCAGTGGCTCAGTCAGGAAGAGAGCCGCAATCTGCCGCCGGAGAGCAAAATCGAGGTGGCGCATGAGATGGCCGATGTGCTCATCTATCTCACCCGTCTGGCCGACCGGCTGGATATCGACCTGTTGGCCGCGGCATCGGAAAAGATGCGGTTAAACGCCAAAAAATATCCGCCTCGCACCACTTCGGCCTCGTAA